One genomic window of Quercus robur chromosome 6, dhQueRobu3.1, whole genome shotgun sequence includes the following:
- the LOC126733231 gene encoding transcription termination factor MTERF5, chloroplastic, with product MQALKSLFSPSSPFRLHKFPTKKPTKSFLSLFSNLSSPTKTKTKTKTKPKTPFSNSTIINYLTNTLKFSKTQALSISTRFYYVKSTEKPQSVVLFLQNLGFSETQIRSAVRVSPHILFSDIDKTLKPKIEFFQQLGFVGSDLGKFISKNSTLLSVSLERRLIPCVEILKKILCNNENNQCLLRVLRRCNGVVKGDPESRLLGNIAYLKRCGIVGSQLSMLLTRQPWLFVIQENKLRGLVSRVLDMGFVVNSRMLVYAVYTVSCMSHETFMRKLDFIQSSGFSSDECMEMFRKAPGLLRASEEKLKLGIEFFMNTIKLERSVLIRLPSCLMFSMEERVIPRYRVLQIMKSKRLLKKEPSFLHMLNLTEEVFLTKFIAKFSDHTEELLVAYKGHLLDSSSEDETLICV from the coding sequence ATGCAAGCTCTCAAATCACTCTTCAGCCCCTCCTCACCTTTTCGTCTCcacaagtttcccacaaaaaaaccaacaaagtccttcctttctctcttctcaAATCTCTCTTCAcccaccaaaaccaaaaccaaaaccaaaaccaaacctaAAACCCCATTTTCAAACTCCACCATCATAAATTACCTAACCAACACcttaaaattctcaaaaaccCAAGCACTTTCTATCTCAACCCGCTTCTATTATGTCAAATCCACTGAAAAGCCACAATCCGTGgttctcttcctccaaaaccTTGGGTTCTCCGAAACCCAAATAAGATCCGCGGTTCGTGTCTCACCCCATATATTGTTCTCTGATATTGACAAGACCCTTAAGCCCAAGATTGAGTTTTTCCAACAACTGGGTTTTGTTGGTTCTGATCTGGGAAAGTTCATTTCCAAGAATTCCACGCTTTTGAGTGTGAGTTTGGAGAGAAGGTTGATACCTTGTGTTGAGATTCTTAAGAAAATCTTGTGTAACAATGAGAATAATCAATGCCTTCTCCGGGTTTTGCGGCGGTGCAATGGCGTGGTTAAGGGAGACCCTGAATCAAGGTTGTTGGGCAACATTGCTTACTTGAAGCGTTGTGGGATTGTTGGGTCTCAGCTCTCAATGCTTTTGACTAGGCAGCCTTGGCTTTTTGTtattcaagaaaacaagcttAGAGGCCTTGTTTCTAGAGTTTTAGATATGGGGTTTGTGGTTAATTCAAGGATGTTAGTTTATGCGGTTTATACAGTTAGTTGCATGAGCCATGAGACTTTCATGAGGAAGTTAGACTTCATTCAGAGTTCCGGGTTTTCTTCCGATGAATGCATGGAAATGTTTAGGAAGGCACCTGGTTTGCTTAGGGCCTCTGAGGAGAAGTTAAAGCTTGGAATTGAGTTCTTTATGAATACCATTAAGTTGGAAAGGTCGGTTTTAATTCGTTTACCTTCATGTTTGATGTTTAGCATGGAGGAAAGAGTGATTCCTCGGTACAGGGTTTTGCAGATTATGAAGTCCAAAAGGCTGTTGAAGAAGGAGCCAAGTTTTCTTCACATGTTGAATTTAACTGAGGAGGTGTTCTTAACGAAGTTCATCGCGAAGTTTAGTGATCATACTGAGGAATTGTTGGTAGCTTACAAGGGTCATTTATTGGATTCTTCTTCTGAGGATGAAACTTTGATATGTGTTTAG